Proteins from a single region of Scleropages formosus chromosome 24, fSclFor1.1, whole genome shotgun sequence:
- the tgfbr2l gene encoding TGF-beta receptor type-2 isoform X1, with translation MASSLFWAVTSVLLAAFCAQAPAFTNIQTNVCKWCDYSSPICEGNVCYSNCSLNSFCLLSEEICVAIWKQNNGSVSVRTLCHHPQDAVDNIMISNYSSTECVMVPQPTEEGALFICGCVNAHECNDKLIFEKGSNGLLKLQSKDVLPVVVISLLPPFLVAVIATMAFYLYRTRQSEKQPKHRGPKRTQYQSLDMPEGHARGGSPNDYRGKPVAVNREALADSSTTCGNSLNHNMEQLPIQLEEVVGKGRFAEVWRARLIHSSTGQYETVAVKIFPAVEYNSWQSERTVFSDASLRHENVVQFVSAEERMGRTGSPQREYWLIMAYHGMGNLQDFLAHHVLSWAELHAMAGSVARGLAHLHSDFSPSGAPKVPVAHRDLKSSNIVVKNLRECALCDFGLALRLDLSLTVDDFANSGQVGTARYMAPEVLESRVNLEDPEAFKQMDVYSLALVLWEMVSRCDAIGEVKSYEPPFRSKVCDQPCVESMRDLVLRDRGRPDIPTSWTAHQGVKVLCCTITECWDHDPEARLTAQCVVERFNAFGEEEDSQDLFNNNQQQLTTMCVETQAHASPSTSSNKDTATPVEEV, from the exons ATGGCTTCGTCGCTCTTTTGGGCCGTGACCTCCGTCCTCCTCGCGGCGTTCT GTGCCCAGGCCCCGGCCTTCACAAACATTCAGACGAACGTGTGCAAGTGGTGTGATTACTCCAGCCCTATTTGTGAGGGCAACGTGTGCTACAGCAACTGCTCCCTCAACTCCTTTTGCCTCCTCTCTGAAGAAATCTGTGTGGCCATATG GAAACAGAACAATGGGAGCGTCAGCGTGCGGACGCTCTGCCACCATCCGCAGGATGCCGTAGATAACATCATGATCTCCAACTACTCCTCCACCGAGTGTGTGATGGTGCCCCAGCCAACGGAGGAGGGGGCACTGTTCATCTGTGGCTGTGTGAATGCACACGAATGCAATGACAAGCTCATATTTGAGAAGGGCTCTAACG GTCTCTTGAAGCTCCAGAGCAAGGATGTATTACCTGTTGTGGTCATCAGCCTGCTCCCTCCCTTTCTGGTGGCCGTCATTGCAACCATGGCCTTCTACCTTTACCGCACTCGGCAGTCAGAAAAGCAGCCCAAACACCGGGGCCCCAAACGCACCCAGTACCAGTCCCTAGACATGCCTGAAGGTCATGCTAGAGGAGGGTCACCCAATGACTACCGTGGTAAGCCAGTGGCCGTGAACAGAGAAGCCCTTGCTGATTCATCCACTACCTGCGGCAACAGCCTGAACCACAACATGGAGCAACTGCCTAtccagctggaggaggtggtgggtaAGGGACGCTTTGCTGAAGTCTGGCGGGCCCGACTCATTCACAGTAGCACAGGGCAGTATGAGACAGTGGCAGTGAAGATCTTCCCAGCAGTGGAGTACAACTCGTGGCAGAGTGAGCGGACGGTCTTTTCTGATGCCAGCCTGAGGCATGAGAATGTAGTCCAATTTGTGAGCGCAGAGGAGCGAATGGGGAGGACTGGCTCCCCCCAAAGGGAATACTGGCTCATCATGGCTTACCACGGGATGGGTAATCTACAAGACTTCTTGGCACATCATGTACTGAGCTGGGCAGAGCTACACGCTATGGCTGGTTCTGTGGCTCGGGGATTAGCCCATTTGCACAGTGATTTTTCACCTTCTGGGGCACCCAAAGTACCAGTGGCCCACCGGGATCTGAAGAGCAGCAACATCGTGGTGAAGAACCTGCGCGAATGTGCTCTCTGTGACTTTGGCTTGGCGCTCAGGCTTGATCTTTCTCTCACCGTGGACGACTTTGCTAACAGTGGGCAG GTAGGGACAGCTCGCTACATGGCACCAGAGGTTCTGGAGTCACGGGTCAATCTAGAGGACCCGGAGGCCTTCAAACAAATGGATGTCTACTCTTTGGCTTTGGTGCTGTGGGAAATGGTCTCTCGTTGTGATGCAATCGGGG AGGTAAAGAGCTATGAGCCACCATTTAGGTCAAAGGTGTGTGACCAGCCATGTGTGGAGAGCATGAGGGACCTGGTGCTGAGGGACCGGGGCCGACCAGACATCCCCACCAGCTGGACTGCACACCAG GGAGTGAAGGTCTTGTGTTGTACCATCACTGAGTGCTGGGATCATGATCCTGAGGCCCGTCTGACAGCCCAATGTGTGGTGGAACGATTCAATGCCTTtggtgaggaggaggacagtCAAGACCTCTTTAATAACAACCAACAGCAGCTCACTACCATGTGCGTAGAGACTCAGGCCCATGCCTCCCCATCTACCTCCTCCAACAAAGACACTGCTACACCGGTGGAGGAAGTGTGA
- the tgfbr2l gene encoding TGF-beta receptor type-2 isoform X2, which produces MASSLFWAVTSVLLAAFCAQAPAFTNIQTNVCKWCDYSSPICEGNVCYSNCSLNSFCLLSEEICVAIWKQNNGSVSVRTLCHHPQDAVDNIMISNYSSTECVMVPQPTEEGALFICGCVNAHECNDKLIFEKGSNGLLKLQSKDVLPVVVISLLPPFLVAVIATMAFYLYRTRQSEKQPKHRGPKRTQYQSLDMPEGHARGGSPNDYRGKPVAVNREALADSSTTCGNSLNHNMEQLPIQLEEVVGKGRFAEVWRARLIHSSTGQYETVAVKIFPAVEYNSWQSERTVFSDASLRHENVVQFVSAEERMGRTGSPQREYWLIMAYHGMGNLQDFLAHHVLSWAELHAMAGSVARGLAHLHSDFSPSGAPKVPVAHRDLKSSNIVVKNLRECALCDFGLALRLDLSLTVDDFANSGQVGTARYMAPEVLESRVNLEDPEAFKQMDVYSLALVLWEMVSRCDAIGGCSTLSFVANDTGIDSGL; this is translated from the exons ATGGCTTCGTCGCTCTTTTGGGCCGTGACCTCCGTCCTCCTCGCGGCGTTCT GTGCCCAGGCCCCGGCCTTCACAAACATTCAGACGAACGTGTGCAAGTGGTGTGATTACTCCAGCCCTATTTGTGAGGGCAACGTGTGCTACAGCAACTGCTCCCTCAACTCCTTTTGCCTCCTCTCTGAAGAAATCTGTGTGGCCATATG GAAACAGAACAATGGGAGCGTCAGCGTGCGGACGCTCTGCCACCATCCGCAGGATGCCGTAGATAACATCATGATCTCCAACTACTCCTCCACCGAGTGTGTGATGGTGCCCCAGCCAACGGAGGAGGGGGCACTGTTCATCTGTGGCTGTGTGAATGCACACGAATGCAATGACAAGCTCATATTTGAGAAGGGCTCTAACG GTCTCTTGAAGCTCCAGAGCAAGGATGTATTACCTGTTGTGGTCATCAGCCTGCTCCCTCCCTTTCTGGTGGCCGTCATTGCAACCATGGCCTTCTACCTTTACCGCACTCGGCAGTCAGAAAAGCAGCCCAAACACCGGGGCCCCAAACGCACCCAGTACCAGTCCCTAGACATGCCTGAAGGTCATGCTAGAGGAGGGTCACCCAATGACTACCGTGGTAAGCCAGTGGCCGTGAACAGAGAAGCCCTTGCTGATTCATCCACTACCTGCGGCAACAGCCTGAACCACAACATGGAGCAACTGCCTAtccagctggaggaggtggtgggtaAGGGACGCTTTGCTGAAGTCTGGCGGGCCCGACTCATTCACAGTAGCACAGGGCAGTATGAGACAGTGGCAGTGAAGATCTTCCCAGCAGTGGAGTACAACTCGTGGCAGAGTGAGCGGACGGTCTTTTCTGATGCCAGCCTGAGGCATGAGAATGTAGTCCAATTTGTGAGCGCAGAGGAGCGAATGGGGAGGACTGGCTCCCCCCAAAGGGAATACTGGCTCATCATGGCTTACCACGGGATGGGTAATCTACAAGACTTCTTGGCACATCATGTACTGAGCTGGGCAGAGCTACACGCTATGGCTGGTTCTGTGGCTCGGGGATTAGCCCATTTGCACAGTGATTTTTCACCTTCTGGGGCACCCAAAGTACCAGTGGCCCACCGGGATCTGAAGAGCAGCAACATCGTGGTGAAGAACCTGCGCGAATGTGCTCTCTGTGACTTTGGCTTGGCGCTCAGGCTTGATCTTTCTCTCACCGTGGACGACTTTGCTAACAGTGGGCAG GTAGGGACAGCTCGCTACATGGCACCAGAGGTTCTGGAGTCACGGGTCAATCTAGAGGACCCGGAGGCCTTCAAACAAATGGATGTCTACTCTTTGGCTTTGGTGCTGTGGGAAATGGTCTCTCGTTGTGATGCAATCGGGG GATGTTCCACCCTCAGCTTTGTGGCCAATGATaccgggatagactctggactcTGA